In Nitrospira sp., the following are encoded in one genomic region:
- the grpE gene encoding nucleotide exchange factor GrpE, with product MSDDQAQEKININTIENLEEDSRVTDAGPSVQEQLAGKTEECKALNDKYLRLAAEFENYKRLTQRDQREQIRFGNEQLLKELLSVVDNLERAIKAAQTNSGDSALVQGVELTLKQLSGILSKFGVQAVETSGQDFDPSAHQAVSYGPSNDVPANKVLDEFQKGYRLHDRILRAAMVSVSSGPARPNEYDSTTN from the coding sequence ATGAGTGACGATCAAGCGCAGGAAAAAATAAACATCAATACAATTGAGAACTTAGAGGAAGATTCTCGCGTCACAGATGCAGGTCCCTCGGTTCAGGAACAATTGGCCGGTAAGACGGAAGAATGTAAAGCGCTCAATGACAAGTATCTTCGGCTGGCCGCGGAATTTGAAAACTATAAACGGCTGACACAACGCGACCAGCGTGAGCAGATTCGATTCGGAAATGAACAGCTTCTCAAAGAGCTGCTGTCGGTTGTCGATAACCTGGAGCGAGCGATCAAAGCTGCTCAGACCAACAGTGGCGATTCGGCGCTCGTCCAGGGTGTGGAACTGACACTCAAGCAACTATCCGGCATCCTGTCAAAATTCGGTGTGCAGGCGGTCGAAACATCCGGCCAGGACTTCGACCCAAGCGCACATCAGGCCGTCTCGTACGGGCCGTCGAACGACGTACCGGCGAATAAAGTATTGGACGAGTTTCAAAAAGGGTATCGGTTGCACGATAGGATACTGCGGGCGGCAATGGTCAGTGTCTCGTCGGGCCCGGCCCGTCCAAACGAATATGACTCAACGACGAACTGA
- a CDS encoding B12-binding domain-containing radical SAM protein — protein MHKILIVQPSHYRDKSDFSLYKTKSRTLAGLTLPYLAALTPRDWRVELVDEQVMDINFDASVDVVAITAWTINSFRAYDIARKFRDRGIPVIMGGPHTFFHSDEAAEHCDAVGIGEGEDIWPMMLHDAAAGRLKKFYRANAPHDLKGLPLPRYELMTGRAPRWVQTYSVQSSRGCPFKCEFCSERFYVGTRYRFRPVQEIVEEIRHIKAKNVFFADSMFAGKKDHSMELMEALIPLKIRWSTLWTAYLCRDQEFMDLAKRSGLLHVNMGMESISREVLAAMNKKFNKVDQYEEIITNLRKRGISYSMNFVFGYDEESPEAFDTTLAFLEHHKVPVAYFYTLRPHKGTPLYDRFRTDHRLIDETQLNRWPGNSCEIKPKNCSASELDERIRTMYSRFFSPMSMLRRLPLPVTKAHMTSWFLNFAQRRMSRWDRSIMNHDWT, from the coding sequence ATGCACAAGATCCTAATTGTTCAGCCATCCCACTATCGAGACAAGTCGGATTTCTCCCTCTATAAAACCAAGAGCCGAACCCTCGCAGGCCTCACCCTCCCTTATCTTGCAGCGCTGACACCCCGCGATTGGCGCGTTGAATTGGTCGACGAACAGGTGATGGACATCAACTTTGATGCCTCGGTAGACGTGGTGGCCATTACCGCATGGACGATCAATTCCTTCCGTGCATACGATATCGCGCGTAAGTTCAGAGACAGGGGTATTCCTGTGATAATGGGAGGTCCCCACACCTTTTTCCATAGCGACGAAGCCGCCGAACATTGTGATGCCGTCGGAATCGGAGAGGGTGAAGATATTTGGCCGATGATGTTGCACGATGCGGCAGCAGGAAGACTCAAAAAGTTCTACCGTGCGAATGCCCCACACGACCTCAAAGGGTTACCCCTGCCGCGGTATGAGTTGATGACCGGCAGGGCACCTCGATGGGTGCAAACCTATTCCGTCCAATCTTCCAGAGGATGTCCTTTCAAGTGCGAGTTCTGCTCAGAACGTTTTTATGTGGGCACGCGCTATCGATTTCGCCCGGTTCAGGAGATCGTCGAGGAGATCAGACACATCAAGGCCAAGAACGTCTTTTTCGCAGATAGTATGTTCGCTGGGAAAAAGGACCACTCGATGGAGCTCATGGAAGCGTTGATTCCCCTGAAGATACGCTGGTCAACCCTGTGGACTGCGTACCTATGCCGAGATCAGGAGTTCATGGATCTCGCCAAGAGGAGCGGGTTGCTTCATGTGAATATGGGCATGGAAAGTATCAGCCGTGAGGTACTGGCCGCCATGAACAAGAAATTCAATAAGGTGGACCAATATGAGGAGATCATCACAAACCTGCGCAAACGGGGCATCAGCTACTCCATGAATTTTGTGTTCGGCTACGACGAAGAGAGTCCGGAAGCCTTCGACACAACGCTCGCGTTCCTTGAACATCACAAGGTCCCGGTGGCGTATTTTTATACGCTCCGTCCGCACAAGGGGACGCCTCTCTATGACCGGTTCAGAACCGATCATCGCCTCATTGACGAAACGCAACTGAATCGATGGCCAGGCAACTCCTGTGAAATCAAGCCGAAGAACTGTTCGGCCTCGGAACTCGATGAACGCATCAGGACGATGTACAGTCGTTTTTTCTCTCCAATGTCTATGCTGAGAAGACTTCCTCTTCCTGTGACCAAGGCCCATATGACATCGTGGTTTCTCAACTTTGCCCAACGAAGAATGTCTCGGTGGGATCGATCCATCATGAACCACGACTGGACCTAG
- the dnaK gene encoding molecular chaperone DnaK, with the protein MGKVIGIDLGTTNSCVAIMSGGDPVVIANAEGSRTTPSVVAITDKSERLVGQIAKRQAITNPENTIFSVKRLMGRKFKSREVQEALKRLPYKVVEADNGDAHVELRGKRYSPPEISAMILQKMRQTAEDYLGEKVTEAVVTVPAYFDDSQRQATKDAGQIAGLNVLRIINEPTAASLAYGLDKKKDERIAVYDLGGGTFDISVLEIGEGVFEVKSTNGDTYLGGDDFDQRVMDWLVDEFKKDQGIDLRKDRMALQRLKESAERAKIELSSSQETELNLPFITADASGPKHMVTKLTRAKLEQLVDDLILRTIEPCRKALSDAGVTAKDIQEIVLVGGMTRMPKVIQAVKDFFGKEPHRGVNPDEVVAIGAGIQGGVLKGEVKDVLLLDVTPLSLGIETLGGVFTKLIERNTTVPTKKSQVFSTAADNQTAVTIRVFQGEREMANDNKLLGQFDLVGIPPAPRGMPQIEVTFDIDANGIVHVSAKDLATQKEQSIKITASSGLSKDEVEKLVRDAQSHTEDDKKRRKLAEAKNQADSLVYQTEKNITEYGDKVSAEEKTKIQDAVAAVKKALEGTDAEAIESATQSLMTASHKLAEEMYKKAAASPGPQPGASSPDSSAGETKTDEKVVDAEFEEVDKDRK; encoded by the coding sequence ATGGGTAAAGTCATCGGTATCGATCTCGGGACCACCAACTCTTGTGTGGCGATTATGAGCGGCGGAGACCCCGTCGTGATCGCCAACGCCGAAGGGAGCCGGACCACTCCTTCCGTCGTTGCCATCACCGATAAAAGTGAACGGCTGGTCGGGCAAATCGCAAAACGGCAAGCGATTACCAACCCCGAGAACACTATTTTCTCCGTCAAGCGCCTGATGGGCCGCAAGTTCAAGAGCCGTGAGGTTCAAGAAGCCCTGAAGCGGCTCCCCTATAAAGTCGTTGAGGCCGACAACGGCGATGCCCACGTGGAATTGCGCGGCAAGCGCTATAGCCCACCGGAAATCTCAGCGATGATCCTGCAGAAAATGCGGCAGACCGCTGAGGACTACCTCGGCGAAAAGGTCACTGAGGCCGTTGTGACTGTCCCTGCCTATTTTGACGACAGCCAGCGCCAGGCAACCAAAGATGCCGGCCAGATTGCCGGTCTGAACGTCCTGCGTATCATCAATGAACCGACAGCTGCCTCCCTCGCCTACGGCCTTGACAAGAAGAAAGACGAACGGATTGCCGTGTACGATCTGGGCGGCGGGACCTTCGATATCTCCGTGCTTGAAATCGGGGAAGGCGTCTTCGAGGTGAAATCCACCAATGGTGATACCTATCTCGGGGGTGATGACTTCGATCAACGCGTGATGGATTGGCTGGTCGATGAGTTCAAAAAAGATCAGGGCATCGATCTGCGGAAAGACCGAATGGCGCTTCAACGCCTGAAAGAATCGGCGGAACGGGCCAAGATCGAGCTGTCATCGTCCCAAGAAACAGAACTCAACCTGCCCTTCATCACAGCCGATGCCAGCGGTCCCAAGCACATGGTCACGAAACTGACGCGAGCCAAGCTCGAACAGCTGGTGGACGACTTGATTCTGCGCACGATCGAGCCTTGCCGTAAGGCCTTGTCCGACGCAGGCGTCACCGCCAAGGATATCCAAGAAATCGTGCTGGTCGGCGGCATGACCCGCATGCCGAAAGTGATCCAAGCGGTGAAGGACTTCTTCGGAAAGGAACCACACCGTGGAGTGAATCCCGACGAAGTCGTCGCCATTGGGGCCGGCATCCAAGGCGGAGTCCTCAAAGGAGAGGTCAAGGACGTTCTGCTCCTCGATGTGACTCCATTGTCGTTGGGCATTGAGACGCTGGGGGGCGTATTCACCAAGCTCATCGAGCGTAACACGACCGTTCCGACCAAAAAGAGCCAGGTGTTCTCGACGGCAGCCGATAATCAAACGGCCGTCACCATCCGCGTCTTCCAAGGCGAACGGGAAATGGCGAATGACAACAAACTACTTGGGCAGTTCGACTTGGTCGGCATTCCACCGGCGCCTCGCGGCATGCCGCAGATTGAAGTGACGTTCGATATCGATGCCAACGGCATCGTGCACGTATCGGCTAAGGATCTGGCCACCCAGAAAGAACAATCCATCAAGATCACGGCTTCCAGCGGTCTCAGCAAAGACGAAGTCGAAAAGCTCGTCCGAGACGCGCAGTCGCACACCGAAGACGACAAAAAACGCCGTAAATTGGCGGAAGCCAAGAACCAGGCGGATAGTCTGGTCTATCAAACCGAGAAAAACATCACGGAATACGGTGACAAAGTCTCCGCTGAGGAAAAGACAAAAATCCAGGATGCCGTCGCAGCCGTCAAGAAGGCGCTCGAGGGTACCGATGCCGAGGCCATCGAATCAGCGACTCAATCGCTCATGACGGCATCACATAAGTTAGCCGAGGAGATGTATAAGAAAGCCGCCGCATCTCCAGGCCCGCAGCCTGGCGCTTCGTCTCCGGACAGCAGTGCCGGCGAGACCAAGACCGACGAGAAAGTCGTGGACGCAGAATTTGAAGAAGTAGACAAAGACAGGAAATAG
- a CDS encoding YCF48-related protein: protein MLAAFFVFLGMLLAIPQSGESTDSNLSITTQASSTKSTLMSIQFRTPQDGWAVGSGGTVLKTTDGGKKWRRSTSGTSNLLTAVFFSDSSNGWVTGVGGFLSRTANGGVSWSPQSLDTQQPLYGVYFTDSSVGWVVGGGGTIFHTTDSGQHWVEQASGTTATLYALHFLNDQRGTIVGALGTVLATKDGGATWTSQETQSAVTLFDVFFTDSMTGWAVGNAGAMFQTTDGGAKWVDQTLPCGKTCTKVIDLLKVRFTSPQEGWIVGERGMLYRTIDAGLTWSEGKSVAPTSLFGLTFPDTTHGWASGENGTIVHLQPGR from the coding sequence GTGCTCGCGGCATTCTTCGTTTTCCTCGGCATGCTTCTGGCGATCCCTCAATCGGGTGAGAGCACAGATTCCAACCTTTCCATCACCACTCAGGCGAGTAGCACAAAATCGACGTTGATGAGCATTCAGTTTCGTACGCCCCAGGATGGATGGGCAGTAGGAAGCGGCGGAACAGTTTTGAAAACCACTGATGGCGGGAAGAAGTGGAGGCGGTCCACGAGCGGAACCTCCAATCTGTTGACGGCTGTGTTCTTTTCAGATTCATCAAATGGCTGGGTGACGGGAGTCGGAGGATTTTTGAGCCGTACGGCGAACGGAGGAGTGTCTTGGTCGCCACAATCCCTGGATACTCAGCAACCGCTGTACGGAGTCTATTTCACAGATTCAAGTGTCGGATGGGTGGTTGGTGGAGGCGGCACGATCTTTCACACTACGGATAGCGGCCAGCATTGGGTGGAACAGGCGAGCGGTACAACGGCCACGCTCTATGCGTTGCACTTCCTCAATGACCAGAGAGGCACGATCGTCGGCGCGCTGGGCACTGTCCTTGCCACAAAGGATGGAGGAGCGACCTGGACGTCGCAAGAAACGCAGAGCGCGGTGACCTTGTTCGACGTGTTTTTCACCGATTCCATGACCGGCTGGGCGGTCGGCAATGCGGGAGCCATGTTTCAGACGACGGACGGTGGAGCCAAATGGGTTGATCAAACGTTGCCTTGCGGCAAGACCTGTACAAAGGTCATTGATCTCTTAAAGGTGCGTTTCACGAGCCCGCAAGAAGGTTGGATTGTCGGCGAGCGCGGGATGTTGTATCGGACGATCGATGCAGGCCTCACCTGGAGCGAAGGGAAATCGGTCGCCCCTACCTCGTTATTCGGTCTCACTTTTCCCGACACCACCCATGGGTGGGCCAGCGGAGAAAACGGGACTATCGTTCATCTACAACCAGGCCGCTGA
- the dnaJ gene encoding molecular chaperone DnaJ — protein MASVSKRDYYETLGVDRNVSDDELKKAYRKLARQHHPDLHAGDHQKKSAEEKFKEINEAYEILSDQEKRKRYDMFGHAGAQQGGPGFEGFDFGRGGFGDVFNDIFEDFFGQARGGGATRAERGNDLQYNLEITFEEAVYGKEAKLKIPRWEICVDCKGTGAKSAAAIKPCASCKGAGQLRFQQGFFSVSRPCGQCEGTGHFVTEPCSTCQGRQRVYKERTIAVHIPAGIETGMRLRLSNEGEHGPNGGPPGDLYVAVTVKPHQIFHRKGLDIACDVPINLVTAVLGGKVEVPTLKGETIIKVPPGTQHDKVLRIKGLGIPSLKGGSTGDQVYTIKVKIPTKLTPRQKELLMEYAKESGMTMEANDEGFFDKMKTFFE, from the coding sequence ATGGCATCCGTGTCAAAACGCGATTACTACGAAACACTCGGTGTTGATCGGAACGTCTCCGACGACGAGCTGAAGAAGGCGTACCGGAAACTAGCCCGCCAGCACCATCCGGATCTCCACGCCGGCGACCATCAGAAGAAGTCCGCCGAAGAAAAATTCAAAGAAATCAACGAAGCCTACGAAATACTGAGCGATCAGGAAAAGCGAAAGCGCTACGACATGTTCGGCCATGCCGGCGCACAGCAAGGTGGGCCTGGTTTTGAAGGGTTTGATTTCGGACGCGGCGGATTCGGGGATGTGTTCAATGACATCTTCGAGGATTTTTTCGGCCAAGCGCGAGGAGGCGGGGCAACTCGTGCTGAACGTGGCAACGATCTCCAATACAACCTCGAAATCACGTTTGAGGAAGCCGTCTACGGGAAAGAGGCCAAACTCAAGATCCCGCGCTGGGAAATTTGCGTCGACTGCAAAGGGACCGGCGCAAAGTCGGCGGCGGCCATCAAACCATGCGCCAGCTGCAAAGGCGCAGGCCAACTACGCTTTCAGCAGGGGTTCTTCAGTGTCAGCCGACCCTGTGGTCAATGTGAAGGCACCGGCCACTTTGTCACGGAACCCTGCTCGACCTGCCAGGGGCGTCAACGGGTTTACAAAGAGCGCACCATCGCCGTCCATATCCCAGCCGGCATAGAGACCGGCATGCGACTTCGTCTCTCCAATGAAGGAGAGCATGGTCCCAACGGTGGGCCTCCCGGCGACCTCTACGTAGCCGTGACTGTTAAACCCCATCAAATTTTTCATCGCAAGGGCCTCGATATCGCCTGCGATGTGCCGATCAACCTTGTCACAGCCGTTCTCGGTGGAAAAGTGGAAGTCCCGACCCTCAAGGGAGAAACCATCATTAAAGTGCCGCCCGGCACACAACATGACAAGGTCCTTCGGATTAAAGGCTTGGGGATTCCCAGCCTGAAGGGAGGCTCGACAGGCGACCAGGTCTATACGATCAAGGTCAAAATTCCCACCAAATTGACGCCCAGACAAAAAGAACTGCTGATGGAGTACGCGAAAGAAAGCGGCATGACCATGGAAGCCAACGACGAGGGCTTCTTCGATAAAATGAAGACCTTCTTCGAGTAA
- a CDS encoding RsmE family RNA methyltransferase yields MPVFFVPPECMSRQAISATGEVLVHLRDSLRIRVGEIVLFGDGVSHHYRTEITAVTKQHLTGRIIETITQPAPISPFLILGQALLKGEKMDWVIQKATELGMDELVPMESRHSVVQLKADRVGHQLARWRRIALEAAQQSEQWRVPTISPTGSLAALLAGRETSTITLMLVERREGKTLQTVELPQDVTGSLLVLIGPEGGWSKEEVQIAEEAKVVPITLGRQILRAETAAVAAISILQARLGKLG; encoded by the coding sequence ATGCCTGTGTTTTTCGTTCCGCCTGAGTGCATGAGCCGGCAAGCGATATCGGCCACCGGCGAGGTGCTTGTCCACCTCCGAGACAGCTTGCGCATACGAGTCGGCGAAATCGTCCTCTTCGGCGATGGAGTGAGCCACCACTATCGTACTGAAATCACGGCGGTCACAAAGCAGCATTTGACCGGACGAATCATCGAGACCATCACCCAGCCGGCGCCGATTTCCCCTTTTTTGATACTGGGACAGGCGTTACTCAAAGGCGAGAAAATGGACTGGGTCATTCAGAAAGCTACCGAGCTGGGCATGGATGAACTCGTGCCGATGGAAAGCCGACACAGTGTGGTACAGCTCAAAGCCGATCGCGTGGGCCATCAGCTTGCCAGATGGCGACGCATCGCCTTAGAAGCAGCTCAGCAGTCTGAACAGTGGCGCGTGCCCACGATCTCTCCGACAGGATCCCTCGCGGCACTTTTGGCCGGCCGTGAGACCAGCACGATCACGCTCATGCTTGTCGAGCGACGGGAAGGCAAGACTTTACAAACAGTCGAGCTACCGCAAGACGTGACCGGCTCCCTGCTGGTCTTGATCGGACCGGAGGGAGGCTGGAGCAAAGAAGAAGTCCAAATAGCCGAGGAGGCGAAAGTCGTACCCATTACCCTTGGTCGGCAGATCTTGAGAGCTGAAACGGCCGCCGTCGCCGCAATCAGCATACTCCAAGCGCGCCTCGGCAAGTTGGGATGA
- a CDS encoding type III pantothenate kinase, which yields MGRMLLAIDIGNTNVVAGIFDGSTLLTHWRLATDPKTTADEYGVLCLSLMTRDGRIPEHITGAIISSVVPALTDTFESMIETSFGCRPITVSSDMDTGLTLNYSNPKEIGSDRIVNAAAAYEKFRRDLIIVDFGTATTFCAVNRDAEYLGGVIAPGLTISAEALFSRAAKQS from the coding sequence ATGGGGCGGATGCTCTTAGCCATCGATATCGGAAATACCAACGTTGTCGCGGGAATCTTTGACGGATCGACCCTGTTGACTCATTGGCGGTTGGCGACCGATCCTAAGACCACTGCCGATGAGTACGGCGTCCTTTGCCTCAGCCTCATGACCCGAGACGGGCGCATCCCAGAACACATCACCGGTGCGATCATCTCCAGCGTCGTTCCCGCACTCACGGACACGTTTGAATCAATGATTGAAACGTCCTTCGGCTGCAGGCCCATCACCGTCTCATCCGACATGGATACCGGCTTAACGCTCAACTACTCGAATCCGAAAGAGATCGGAAGCGACCGTATTGTGAATGCGGCCGCGGCCTATGAGAAGTTTCGCCGCGACCTCATCATCGTCGATTTCGGCACAGCCACGACGTTCTGTGCGGTCAACCGCGATGCGGAGTATCTTGGAGGCGTGATCGCGCCTGGCCTGACTATTTCTGCGGAAGCCCTGTTCTCAAGGGCTGCAAAGCAAAGTTGA
- a CDS encoding helix-turn-helix domain-containing protein, with product MTTFRPTAVKGVREKLKASQTEFALMIGVNVATLRNWEHGRRTPDGTALALQRVAARNPRAVAEALHREPRKGAA from the coding sequence GTGACTACGTTTCGACCAACAGCCGTCAAGGGCGTTCGGGAAAAGCTCAAGGCATCGCAAACCGAGTTCGCCCTGATGATCGGCGTGAACGTTGCAACGCTACGCAATTGGGAGCATGGGCGGCGAACACCCGATGGCACGGCTTTAGCTCTCCAGCGAGTCGCAGCACGCAACCCTCGCGCAGTGGCCGAGGCGTTGCATCGCGAGCCACGAAAGGGCGCTGCCTAG